A portion of the Chryseobacterium tructae genome contains these proteins:
- a CDS encoding RteC domain-containing protein, with the protein MKKYCYDKLQQLNDHLNDLSCDKTMLFAEDAIEIAKKKLNEVKEFIIDRGFKDTNEEICFFKKIKPQFVAKLIYYNGIYKIEAKIPCGGEKATRKYLKNEITKLKRYFDNNLEFYRYYKTNSTYLDDKYFLRGKYDIKLSLDTYYFETDHSFSTSHDYKVAKILANDLIQLYIEDRIFRLSNILTTKNPQQSLNWTGSKAALVELIYALQAQGVLDHGHADIKQISRAFSRMLNIDLGDFYHTYLELRNRKINKTKFLDSLRDGLSKKMDEQDDRSENI; encoded by the coding sequence ATGAAAAAATACTGTTATGACAAATTACAGCAGCTAAATGATCACCTAAATGATTTATCATGCGATAAAACAATGTTATTCGCGGAAGATGCAATCGAAATTGCCAAAAAAAAACTGAATGAGGTAAAAGAGTTTATCATCGACCGAGGTTTTAAGGATACGAATGAAGAAATCTGTTTTTTTAAGAAGATAAAACCGCAGTTTGTTGCCAAGTTGATTTATTACAATGGTATTTATAAAATCGAAGCTAAAATACCTTGTGGCGGAGAAAAAGCAACGAGAAAATACTTAAAAAATGAGATTACCAAATTAAAGCGATATTTTGATAATAATCTTGAATTTTACAGATATTATAAAACAAATAGCACTTATCTAGATGATAAATATTTTTTGAGAGGGAAATATGACATAAAACTTAGCTTAGATACTTACTATTTTGAGACAGACCATAGCTTTAGTACTAGCCATGACTATAAAGTTGCAAAAATTTTAGCAAATGATCTTATTCAACTATATATTGAAGATAGGATTTTTAGACTTTCGAACATATTAACTACAAAAAATCCACAACAATCTCTGAATTGGACAGGAAGTAAGGCAGCGCTGGTTGAGCTTATTTATGCTTTGCAAGCGCAAGGAGTATTAGATCACGGGCATGCTGATATTAAACAGATATCAAGAGCATTTTCAAGGATGTTAAATATAGATCTTGGAGATTTTTATCACACTTATCTAGAGTTACGAAACAGAAAAATCAATAAAACTAAGTTTTTAGACTCTCTTCGAGATGGTTTAAGCAAAAAAATGGATGAACAAGATGATAGATCAGAAAATATATGA